Part of the Triticum aestivum cultivar Chinese Spring chromosome 4D, IWGSC CS RefSeq v2.1, whole genome shotgun sequence genome is shown below.
TCTTGCCAAAATCAATAAAATGAATTTGGAAATGCTACTAGTGTGCCCTTGAGCATGGATTTCTGGATCCGCCCTTTACTTTCATGTTGTCGAAAATCATACGCCCTGGAAATAAACTGATTAGCGGCATATGCTGTTCTTTCACAGGGTAACCAGGTCACTACCTTGATGTCGGCGGGATGGACGGACGAGAGGCACACGGATTACATAAGCTCCATGGAAGCTTCTTTCATCAAGCGACTCTACAATCACGGTAACAACGTGAACAAGAAAGATCCAGGTACCACTGGGTTCAAGGTTCTCCAAGGTGGAGCTGGAGTGTGGAAGAAAGTCGAGTTTGAGAGGCCCAATGCTTGTGCTCAAGTCGGGGCCAAACAAAACCTGCCTGCAAACCCCTGGATTCAGCATTTCAGATCGCGTGATTGCAGCAGCAGTGCAAGAGGTGTTGGGGCACAAACTTCAGTGGGTGATCACGAATCCGGTATCCGTACTGTCCCTGGGAGCACTCCGTTGTCACATGGAAGGGAATTGGGAGCTTGCAAGGGAGAAAACCTTCTCGATGAAAATACAGGTAACTAGTTCAATTACCTCATCCAGTGTCTGGTGCATCATCATATACACATAGCTGATTGTGCTATAGCTCTAAGATAATTATCTGTAAGCTCATAACATATATATAGTTAAAGATGCTATTGTCTTATGTTAACCATGTGCAAAAACAGCATCCTGCAGCGAACTAAATTTCTGATGCCATGTTTCTCTCTGCAGAGGTCTCTGATCAGAACTTTGCTGACGACGACGAGGCAGAAGTTGGCGCAGAATCAAGCAAAGCATGCAAGAAAAGGCGATTGAGCAGTTCTTCCACTTACTTCACCCAAATGATCCAGTGAATTGATCAATTAGCATAGTCTGTTGCAATCGTTGACAAAAGCAACACACCCAATTACTCAAAGAGCCTGCTTGCTACCTCAAAACCTGTTGGAACTTGGAAGCAAGGATGCTCTGAAGTAAAAGCATGGAAGAGTATTTCTCGGTAAATGCGCCACCGGTGAGCACTGGAGGATTTATTTGACAGATTAGATTCTGGCAATGTATCTCTATTTTGCAGTTAAAGTCGATCGTGTGGTAGTGCCGCATTATGAGGAACAACAGGCTCACTCACTGCTTAGTAGTAGTATCGTGGTAGATAGTAATATTGTTTTGTTTTACGGATGTAATGAAATGTTGTTGTTTGCAATGTGAATGAAATGTTCATGTTTGCCACAAGACCATAACGGCCCTAATTTGTTCCTTTTAGATGCTACACACATGTAGCATGGTATAAAACCACATATCAAATTGACAGCTGATAACGTTGATTCAATTGGTATAAAATACTTGTAACATGATCCTCTACTACTCAAGAGATGTGGAAGAGCAAAATGCCCAGTtgtttgtcccccccccccccccccccccccccttttttttgtTCTTCTGGTCACTGTACGTCTCCTGCTTATGCAGTGCAATAAATCAAAGTTTTTTGGTTTTGTTGAAAAGAACATTTGGTGCAGTTATCCGCTTGTTGGAATGTGTGGTAGGAACATAAACATGGAGGATCTTCATCGCTCATCTGCAATCCCCTAATCCCCGGGGAGCTGGCCTCGACCACACATGAAAGCATCCAACATAGGCTATTTTCTTTGTtcccgagctccatggagcccttttttgaagaaaaacaataaTATTCGAAAATCAAGTTTAGAAAATAAATTCTGAAAACACACACAAATGAATATAGAGACGTATACTACATttctataaaatttcatgatgaaatataatTTCTGTAAAATTTGATGATGGGATACACTTTGGTGTGAGATGCGCATGATTTTTTTTGTGTGTAGCTTTCACGAAAACATATCCCTATATTCATgtgtatttttcaaaaaaattggatctgcaaaatatgattttttttttgtaTGAAAAAAACTAACATCCACAGGTGTGGcatcttgcacatcgcccacaTGCCTCCTTTACTACTCATTTTGCCACAtgtgaacagatgacatcagcgggctttttttggttttcggcttaaaagtgttttatctcctaattaaaaaattgaattaaaaatccgttttcaccattaaatccgtctcgacgagatcttcaaaactggAATGAGcgaaatgttttatctcctaattaaaaattgaattaaaaatccgttttcaccaccAAATCTGGAATGAGCGAAATGCCCAATTGTTTGTTATGTCCCTTGTTTTGTTCTTCTGGCCGGACTGTACGTCTCCTGCTAATGCAGTGAAGTAAATTGAAGTTTTTGGCTTTGTGGAAAAAACATCTGGTGTAGTTATCCCCTTGTTCGTTTTTTTGGATTGCTTGCCAGGCTTGCCGCCTGGTAGTTATCCGCTTGTTGGAATGTGTGGAAGGAACAAAACATGAGGATCTTCATCGGCATTGCCCTAATCCCATGTTGATATGGAAGGAACAAAACATATCAatgcgagggatttaatggtgaaaacggatatttaatcggatttttcatttaaaagataaaacattttaaaaactgaaaatccatcTTTTGGTCAAGAACTCAAGATGATTTCAGCAGTTTGTAACTTtgtatggcctgtttgcaaatagTAACATCTTTTTTCCATCTTAACTAATGGCAACGCTCCTAATAGTG
Proteins encoded:
- the LOC123098692 gene encoding cold-regulated protein 27 encodes the protein MGEVYLDRSVKPEPADVGIAQGNQVTTLMSAGWTDERHTDYISSMEASFIKRLYNHGNNVNKKDPGTTGFKVLQGGAGVWKKVEFERPNACAQVGAKQNLPANPWIQHFRSRDCSSSARGVGAQTSVGDHESGIRTVPGSTPLSHGRELGACKGENLLDENTEVSDQNFADDDEAEVGAESSKACKKRRLSSSSTYFTQMIQ